Within the Gordonia westfalica genome, the region CGACACCTCTTCCCCCGGTCGGGTGTAGCGGTGGTACACGGTGTCGCAGTTGGTCGCGACGACCGAGGTGAAGCCCGCGTCGTCGAAGAGTTGCGTCGCGCGCCCGAGCGGGTCGTCGGCCGTGCGGGTTCCGTTGAGCCCGCGCATCGTCCACACCTGGGCCATGGCCGGCGGCGCCACGACGCCCGGATGCCCGGCGGCACGCGCCGCGGCGTCGTCGACGTAGATGGGGTTCTCATCGCCCATCGCCTCGACCCAGTTGTTGATCATCGGCTGGTTGATGGGATCGCGCCCGCGCACCGGGGCACTCGCTCCGTCGTCCATGATCGCCTGCGCCGCAGCGCGAATGGCCTCGTCTGCATCCAACCCTTCGGGGGTCAGCTCCGGTGCGCTCATCGCTTGGCCCGCGGGAGTCCGAGCCCGGCCGTGGCGATCATGTCGCGCATGACCTCGTTGACACCGCCGCCGAAGGTGATGACCACATGACGCTTCTGCTGCACGTCGAGCCAGTCGACGAGGGCAGCGGTCTCGGGGTCGGTGAAATCGCCGTAGCGTCCGATGATCTCGTTGGCCATGCGGCACACCGCCTGGATGCGCTCGGTGGAGAACACCTTGGTCGCCGCGGCATCGGCCATCGAGATCGCCTCACCGGTGGAGGCCACCTGCCAGTTGAGCAGTTCGTTGATCCGGCCGTAGGCGTCGATGGTCGCCAGTGCCCGACGCACGTCGGGATGCTTGGCGATGACGGTGCCGTCGGGTCCCGGACGCTGCGCCCAGGCGCACAGCCGCGCCGCCAGGCCGTCGATGCGTCCGGCCGGTCCGAGCATGACCCGCTCGTGGTTGAGCTGGGTGGTGATCAGCTTCCAACCGCCGCCCTCCTCACCCACGCGCATCGAGACCGGGACCTTCACGTCCTGGTAGTAGGTGGCGTTCACGTGATGGGCACCGTCGGCGGTGATGATCGGCGTCCAGCTGAATCCGGGATCCTTGGTGTCCACGATGAGAATCGAGATGCCCTTGTGCTTCGGCGCATCCTTGTCGGTCCGCACGGCCAGCCAGATGTAGTCGGCGTCGTGGCCACCGGTGGTGAAGATCTTCTGGCCGTTGACGACATAGTGGTCGCCGTCGAGCACGGCCGTCGTGGACAGCGACGCCAGGTCGGTACCGGCCTCGGGTTCGGTGTAACCGATGGCGAAATGCACGTCGCCGGCGAGGATCGCGGGCAGGAACTTGCGCTTCTGCTCCTCGGTGCCGTGGACCTGGAGGGTCGGACCGACCGTCTGGAGCGTGACCGACGGCAGCGGGACATCGGCGCGGACGGCCTCGTTGGTGAAGATCTGCTGTTCGATCTCACCAAATCCCTTGCCGCCGAACTCCTTCGGCCAGCCCACACCGAGGCGGCCGTCGTCGCCCATGCGCTTGATGACCTTGCGGTACGTCGGTCCGTGCCGCTCGGTCAGCATGATCTCCGCTTCTTCCGGAGTCACGAGGTCGGCGAAGTATGCCCGGAGTTCTTCGCGCAGCGCGCGCTGTTCGGGCGTCAGATCGATGAACATCGTGCTCACCCCTGTGCTCGGTCGGCCGGGGCTGCGCCCTCGGTGATGTCGGCGAGTTCGTCCAGTCGCACGGCGGCACCACCCACGAGGCGGGCGAGATCCTTGGCGATGGAGAAGTACCGGTGCAACGGATAGGTGATGTCCACGCCGATGCCGCCGTGCAGGTGCGTCATCGTCCGCAGGGTCGGCGGGATCTCCTCCGCCAGCCAGTAGGCGGCGACGCCGAGATCGGTCGCCGCGTCGAGGCCTTCGGAGAGCCGCCAGGCCGCGGCGGTGGTCGACAGGTCCATCGACCGTCCGACCACGTAGATGTCGGCGAGCTGCTGACCGACGGCCTGGAACAGCGCGATGGGCTTGCCGAACTGCTCGCGGGTCGAGACGTGGTCGGCGGTGAGCCGGGTCGCGCCGGCGACGAGTCCGTCGGCGTAGGCGCACAGTGCCAGCCGGTACCGGTCACGCAGGACGGAGAGCTCGCGGCTGATGACGTCGGCGTCGTCGACGGGGACGTCGTCGAAGGTCACGGTGTACTCGCCCCAGCCACTCGACGCCGGGGTACGTGTGAGCGTGACGCCGTCGGCCGTCGGCGAGACGGCCACGACGCCGGCATCGGATGTGACGAGCAGGACCGAGGCACCCTCGGCGTGCAGGACCCCGACCTTCGTGCCGTTGAGGCGTCCGCCGCGGACACCGGTCTGCGGGGTCGGCGTCAGGTTGTCGCCGTGTTCGCCGATCGCGATGGCGGCCCAGCGGCCACCCGTCAGGGCCTCACCCCACCGGGACCACACGTCCGCATCCGACCCGGAGACCTCGGCGAAGACGAGCGCTGCGGTGAGGGTTCCCAGTGCAGGGGTCACCGCGGCGGCGCGCCCCATACGACGGAACAGCGGGAGGAGTCCCGCCTCGTCGATCTCGTCACCGTCGTGGTCGGCCGGCAACGGCAGCGCGAGGAGCCCGGCGTCGACGAGTGCCTGCCAGGTCTCGGCGTCGAAGCCGCCGACCTGATCGCCTGCACCCGAGTCACCGGAATCCCGCCTCCCGAAGGTCGACTCCCAGTCGGGTTGCCGTCGTGCGAACACGTCCTCCGCGACGTCGCGAACCGCGACCGCCGTGCCGTCCAGGGCAAAGTCCACCCGCGTCTCCTCACCATGCGCGAACTACAGAACTAGAACTTGTTCTAGTTGTATCAGAGTCGGTGCATCCGGGGTAGAGATCGGGTTTAATCTGCGGTTTCGCGCGGAAGAGGCCGGTCAGCCGCGAGGCAAACCGAGAATGCGTTCCGCAGCCGCGGTCTTGAGGATCTGGGTGGTTCCACCGGCGATCGACAGGCAGCGATTCTGGAGCACGGCGTCGGACGCCTCGGTGGCCGCCAGACCCTGCACGCCGACGAGCCGCAGGGCGAGATCGGGCACCGACTGCCGGTGCTCCACACCGATGAGTTTGCGGACGCTGGACAGCGCACCCGGGTCGAGACCGGCGAGTTGCTGCGTCGCGGCACGGGCGTCGAGGACCCGGCCGACGTGTGCGTCGGCGAACTGTCTGCCGAGTGCGGCGCGCTCCCCTTCGGAGAGCTCACGCGTCATCGACTGCACCTGCCGGAGCAGCGACTCCATCTCCTTGCCGAGACCCGACCCGCCCATCGCCACGCGCTCGTTCGCGAGGGTGGTACGGGCCAGCCGCCAGCCGTTGTTCACCTCGCCGACCACGCAGTCGTCGGGCACGACGACGTCGTCGAGGAAGACCTCGTTGAAGTTGGCGCGTCCGGTCAGCTCGCGCAGCGGACGGATGTCGATGCCCGGCGAGGACATGTCGACGAGGAAGTAGGTGATCCCCTTGTTCTTGGGCGCCTCGGCGTCGGTGCGGGCCAGGCAGATGGCCCACTGCGCATTGTGCGCCTGCGAGGTCCAGATCTTCTGACCGGACAGCTTCCAGCCGCCGTCGATGCGTTCCGCTCGCGTGCGCAGCGCCGCGAGGTCAGAACCCGCCTCGGGCTCGCTGAACAGCTGACACCAGACGATCTCGCCGGCGAGGGTCGGCGCGACGAAGCGCTCACGCTGCGCGTCGGTGCCGTGGGACAGGATCGTCGGGATCGCCCAGGCGCCGATGACGAGATCGGGCCGGACGATGCCGGCGGCGTCGAGTTCGGTGTCGATGAGCAGCTGCAGAGCGGCGTCGGCGCCTAGTCCGTACGGCGCCGGCCAGTGCGGGGTGAGGTATCCCGTCTCCGCGAGGACGCCCCGTTTGTCGTCGGGGTCGGCGTCGGCGATGCGGGCCACGGTGGCACGGACCTCGTCGCGGCGGTCCTCGACCTCCGAGAGGTCGAGGGCGAATCGTCGGCGCGTGCCCGCGAGACCCCGATCGGCGAGTGTCGTGGCAGCAGTGTGCGCGTGATCCAGCGCGGCTTGTGCGGCGAGTGCGGACCGGAGGTAGAGGTGCGCGTCGTGTTCGAAGGTGAAGCCGATGCCGCCGAGTATCTGGATGCAGTCCTTGGCAGTGGCGACGGGGGCCTCGGCCACGACGACGTCGGCCGCGAGCCGGCTGATCTCGAGTTGCTCACGCGCAGAATCGAGCTCATCCGAGGAGGCGCCGAGTACGTCGTCGACGGCGCTGGCCACGTCCCAGGCGACCGCGGTGACCTCTTCACTGCGGCAGAGCATCTCGGCGCAGATGTGCTTGATCGCCTGGAACGAGCCGATCGGCACACCGAACTGCGTACGGACCTTGGCGTAGTCGACGGCGGTGTCGAGGGCCCAGCGGGTGACCCCACTCTGATAGGCCGCGAGCGTCGCCGACAGCAGCCCCTCGACGAGCGGCGCGTCGGGAAGTTCGACGAGGTCGTCGACCGTGACGCCGGACAGTTGCACGCGGGACACCGAGGTGGTGCCGTCGAGCGGTGCCTCCGGGGCGATGTCGGCGCTGCCGACATTCGGCGGGATCACCCACCAGCGCCCGTCCCGACCCGCGACGTCGAGCGCCGCCAGGACCGCGGCGCCCTCGACGTAGCCGCCGACGAGCCCGAGGTCGAGGGTGTCGGACAGCGGCACGGCCGGGCCGCCGGCGTGGCTGACGACCGGCGTCACCACCGGAACCGCACCTTCGAGAACATGGTCGAGGAGTTCCTGCGCCCGCGCATCCGTGCTAGTGGAGAGCGTGATCGCCGTGGTCACCGTCGGCGCGACGGGCCCCGGGACCAGTTCGATTCCGCACTGCTCGACCATTGCCGCCACGTCGACGAAGCCCGCACCGAGTCCGCCGGAAGCCTCCGGCACCGCGGCCGCGAACACCCCGAACTCCGCCAGCCGGCCGAACAGCTGCGTCCACTGATCACGCGGTTTGTCGATGTCGGAGCGGACCAGTTCGGTCACCTTCGCGGCGCGGGCCCAGGACTCGATGCTGTGGCACACCGCAATTTGCTCGGAAGACGTGGCGATTGTCACGAGTGATCCTCTGTATGTCGAGTTGTGAGGAATAATTAGAACCTGTTCTAATATGCCATGGGTGGTTCCTGATCGGGTAGCCACCCGAGATCCCCCGCCACCCGATCACTGATCACGTGAGGATGTTCGAAAGCACATGGCCCGCTCTGCACCAGGCAACGCCGCGGTCGACACCCCGGCCGGGACCTCGACTCCCGCCGCGGCGCCCGAAGCCGGTTCCACCGCGCAGCGCGAACGCCGCCGCCGCATCCTCGACGCGACGCTGGCCCTCGCCTCCAAAGGCGGTTACGACGCCGTCCAGATGCGCACCGTCGCCGACAAGGCCGACGTCGCGGTCGGCACGCTCTACCGCTACTTCCCGTCCAAGGTCCACCTGCTGGTGACCGCGCTGGCGCGTGAGTTCGAGCGCGTCGAATCGAAGGTCGACCGCTCACAATTGCGGGGCGACACCGCAATCGACCGTCTGCGCCATGTCCTGGACATGATCACGTTCGCAATGCAGCGCGACCCGCTGCTCACCGAGGCGATGACCCGCGCATTCATGTTCGCCGACGCGTCGGCGACCGCCGAGGTCGATCAGGTCGCCGGCATCATCGATCGACTCCTCGCCGGCGCCATCGTCGAAGAGGGTGAGCCGACCGAAGAGGACCTCGCGATCGCTCGCGTGCTCTCCGACGTGTGGATGTCGAACCTCGTGCAGTGGCTGACCCGACGCGCGTCGGCCACCGACGTCACCAACCGCCTCGAACTGACGGTCAAACTGCTGCTCAAGGACCGCGCCAACTGAGCCGAGCACTCGCCACGGTCGGTCGGCGGAGGGGTGCCGGCCGGCGATATCTGCCGGCCGAGTAGGTCCGAGGCGCTGGCCGAGGACCGTATCGAGGTCAGTCCTCGCCCTTTGGTCGAGCGTGCACATAGGCCTCGACGACGGTCCGCATCACCGGTTTTCCGGCGTCGTTGACCACCTCGGACGTGGACGTGACAAGCGCCCGGTTGCGGTCGTCGAAGTCGACGGCGTCGATCGTCAACGATCCGGTCAACGTGTCGCCGGGACGAACCGGTCGGAGGAACACAACATCGGCAAGTCGCTTGCCCGCGATGACCTTCCAGCGGTACAGGACACCGGTGACGGCCAGTTTTTGGTAGATCGACATCGTGTGCAGGCCGCTGGCGATGAGCCCGCCGTAGGCACCGGCCTCGGCGGCTGCCTTGTCCGTGTGGAAGTCCTGCGGGTCCCAGGTTCGCGCGAAGTCGAGCAGTTCCTCTTCGGTCACGTGGTGCGTGCCGAACCGGTAGACCTGCCCGGCCTCGAGATCATCTGCCCACAGTCGGTCGGCTTCGCTCACTTGAGGTCTTTGGCGATCATCGGCCAGGTGGTCTTGAGATCGCGCTCCCAGTAGCTCCAGGAATGTGTGCCGTCGGGCCGGAGGAGGACCTTGTGCGGAACCTTCAACGCACGCATGCGCTGCGCCATCTGCTTGGTGCACTCGTTGACCGCGGCTTCGATGACCCCACCGACGACCACCTGGTTGGCAAGCGTGAAGGGATCACCGGCGACCAGCGGCGCCTCGAGACGGTCGTACCAGCCGGGCAGGCCGGTGCCGCTCGTCATGTAGACCTTGGTGCCGCGCAGCTTCGCGGCGTTGACGTACGGATCGTTCTTGCGCCAGCCCGACGAGTTGACCGGGCCCCACATGTTGTCGACGTTGCCCATGCCCCGGTCGGCGACGACCATCCGAATGTACGCCTGGCCCAGCGCATCACTGGTGCGGGCGCAACCGCTGTACGCGGCGACCGACTTGTAGAGCTTCGGTGCTGCGATGGCGAGATTCAGCACCGAGGTGCCGGCCATCGAGATGCCGGCGATCGCGTTCTTCCGGGTGGTGTTGAACTCCTCGTCCACCAACGGCGGGAGTTCCTTGGTGAGGAACGTCGTCCACTTGTTGCGGCCGAGCACCGGGTCGTCACGCTGCCAATCGGTGTAATAGGAGAACGCGCCGCCGATGGGCGTCACCACGTTGACCTGCTTGTCGCGGAAGAAGTTCACGTACTGCGTCTTCGCCGCCCAGGTCGCCGAATCCTCGCCGCCACCCGCACCGTTGAGGAGATAGAGCGTGGGACGCGGCTTGGTCAGGTTCTTGGGGCGCAGGACGTTGACCGGAACCAGCCGACGCATGGCAGCGGAGTAGACGATCAACGTCGTCTGCTGAGCCGAATCGTGGATGACGGTGTCGATCCGGGCGCGATTCGGGTCGGGGGCCGGTGCAGCGAGAGCCGCCGGTGCCCATCCGGTCGCCGCCACTGCGACGGCACACGCGACAACACTCAGCCGCCTCTTCCAGGAGAAACGCACCAATAGCCCCTTTGGTTAACATTGTTCTCAGACGTAACAAAGGTAACCGAGATTGGCGGGACGTCCCAAGCCGAGACGGTCGTCGTTGTGCGTTTGTGATCAGCGCGGCTGGAACCGCTGCGCGCCGTCGAGGCGGACGATCTCACCGTTGATGTAGCTGTTCTCCAGCAGATGCTGCGCCAGCGCCGCGAACTCGTCGGGAAGACCGAGCCGCTTGGGATAGGGCACGCCGGCGGCGAACTTGGTGAGCGCTTCCTCCCCCATCGATTCCATGATCGGCGTCCGCATGGTGCCGGGAGCGATGGTGTTCAGGCGCACCGCAACCGAGCCCTGATCCCGAGCTCCCGACAGGGTGAGACCCATGACGCCGGCCTTGGCGGCGGCGTAGGCGGTCTGCCCGATCTGCCCCTCGTAGCCGGCGATCGAACTGGTCATCACGATCGCACCGCGCTCCCCGGACTCCTTGGGCTCGCCGGCCGCGAGCTTGGCCGCGGTGAGGCGCAGGACGTTGTAGGTGCCCGTGAGATAGAGATTGAGGGTCTTGACGAAACCCTTCATGTCCGCGGGCGAGCCGTCGCGGCCGACGATCTTCTGTGCCACACCGAATCCGCCGTGCGCGATGACCGCGTAGCGCAGATCACCGAGCTCACTCGCCTGCTCGAGTGCGGCGTTCACCGAGTCGTCGTCGAGGACGTCGGTACGCGCGTAGATCGCCCGCTCCCCCAACTCTTCCGCGAGCTCCTTCGCCGGCTGGTCGGCCAGGTCGGCGATCACGACCGACGCACCCGCCGCATGCAGACGACGCACGGTCGCCGCGCCGAGTCCGCCCGCGCCGCCGGTGACGAGCGCGACTTCACCCTCAAACGACATCTGTTCTCCTCGAATCGAATTCATGTACAGCTTGGTAGTCAGACGGGGCTCAGGCGCCGGTCCACTCCGGCTTGCGCTTCTCCGCGAATGCGCGGGCACCCTCGATCGCGTCCTTCGAGGTGAAGACCGGCGCGAGCAATTCGCCCTGGCGGTCCCATTTCTCGTCGTCGCCCCACGATTCCGACTCGGCGATGATCCGCTTGGTGACGGCAACGGCCAGCGGGCCGTTCTCGGTGATGCGCTCGGCAAGTGCGAGAGCACCGTCGAGCGCGCCGCCCTCGTCGGTGAGGATGTTGACGAAGCCCCAGTCCGCGGCCTGCTCGGCGGTGAAGTTGTCGCCGGTCAGCGCCAGTTCAAGCGCCTTCTGGTACGGAATCTTCTTGGGCAGGCGCAGGAGCCCGCCGGCCCCGGCGACGAGGCCGCGCTTGACCTCGGGGATGCCGAACTTCGCCGACTTCGACGCGACGACGAGGTCGGTGGCGAGAACCAGTTCGGTTCCGCCCGCGAGGGCGAACCCTTCGACGGCCGCGATGACCGGCTTGGCCGGCGGCTTCTGCGTGAAGCCCAGACCGCGACCCGCGATGGCCACCGACTCTCCCGCGGCGAAGGCCTTCAGATCCATTCCGGCACAGAAGTTGCCGCCCGCTCCGGTCAGGATGGCGACCGACAGTTCCGGACTGTCGTCGAGCTCGTCCATCGCGTCGGCGAGCGACTGACTCACCTCATGATTGATCGCGTTGCGTGCCTGCGGCCGATTGATCGTGATGACGAGGATGCGCCCCCGGCGCTCCACGAGAACTGCGTCGGACATGTGTCGTGCGACCCCTCACCGAATTCGACGATCGCTGCGGACGCACTCACGCGACATCGGGCGACGTCGGCCGCAGCTCACGAGTGATCGTAATCAGAAAGAGCCGACCAATGGGCAAAATGAACGAACTGAGTTAGACAAGTGTCGCCCGAGGTGGCCTGACGCAGGTCGATCGAACTCAGCCGCAAATCCACCCTTTTTCGGCATTTCCACCACCTCGAGGGGTGGTGGAAATGCCGATAAGTGGTGGATTTGCGCGGGACCTCAGGAACCGATCTCGTCGACCAACCCCCAGTCGAGGGCCTGTGCGGCGTCGATCTCGACGCCGGTCACGAACAGGTGCAATGCCCGCCATCGTCCGATGCGCCGGGGCACGCTGACGGTGCCGCCGGCTCCCGGGATGAGGCCCATCGACACTTCGGGCAGCCGTATCCGGGTGTCCGGGGCGGCGACGACTCGCCTGGCAAAGGCGGGGATCTCGATTCCGGCACCAACGCAGGGACCGTGCAGACGGACCTCGACGCGGTCGGCGAGCACGGCCACGAGCCGCCCGGCTCCCCCGCGGGTTCGGATCAGGTGGGCCGTGGATGCGTCGGGCATGTGCCCGAACTCGTCGAGGTCGCCGCCGGCGCAGAACGCGCTGCCCGCCCCGTCGACCACGACGTGGTCGATCGAGTCGTCGAGTACTGCCAGGCGCAACGCGTCGACGAATGCGTCGCGCAGTGCGGTCCCGTAGGCGTTGCGGCGTTCCGGACGATTGAGGGTGATCCGCAGAGTGTCGCCCTGACGGTCGAGCAGCACCGGGTCGACCGCGGGCGGCGGCAGCGGGCGGCCCTTCGCACGACGCTCCTCCAACCATCGGCCGAACTCGTCGCCGCCCTGCAGCGTCGAGTACCCCAGGGATTCGACGTCGATGGCCGGGACGGGGTCGAGCGGCTCGGCGGCGCGCACCACCTGCGCGGCGACGAGTGACGCCTGCGGGCAGCGCGACACGGCATCGATGAAAGCCGCCACCGCCACATCCACCTCGTCGGCGCCCACCACCGCACGATGGCCGGCCCCGGACGGGGCATACGTGAGGTCCACGGCCTCCAGCAGCGGGCCGAGCGCGTCGCCGATCGGGCCCGTCGACGTCCCCACCAGGATGACGTCCGACGCAGAGGCACGGACGGCCGCCAGCGCCAGGCCGTCGGCCGGCACGTCCGACGCCGTGTCGAGATCCACCAGCACGACCGGCGACGCGATGGCGGCACCGTCCCCGAGCAGGTCTCCACCCCCGATGACCGGGGCGGCGGCCAGATCGGCGATCGAGAGACGTCGGGTCTGCATGGCGGTGAACCTCCTGAGGTTTACGTGCGGACGGTAGCATTCTGCCCGTGTCCAGCCATGCGTCCCATGATCCGGTGCGCGACTGGGCCGCCAGCGGTATCCCGCATCTCACCGGCAGATCCGACGGTCCGCCCCTCATCCCGCCGGGACACGCCGCAACCCTTGCGCGTCAGCTCGGTGACTGGATCGGACGGGCGAGCAACGGCACGGTCGACATCGACGGTTCCGCCGTGCTGGCCGAGCGGGCCGCGCTGACCGGACACCGCCGCCGAGGCGACCTCACACCCGGTGGATCGGGGCGTCTCCTTCCCGCCTCCGACGGCTGGGTCGCGGTGAGTTGCGCGCGTCCCGACGACCCGATGCTGCTCGGTGCGCTCATCGAACGCGAGGTGGCCGAGGACCATCTCTGGCCGCAGGTCGCCGACTGGCTGGCCCAGCACACGAGAGCCGAGTTCGACGAGCGCGCCGCACTGTTGGGCATCGCCGGCGGAGGTGTCGCACGCGACGGCGAGATCGCCGACGCTGCACGTGACGCTTTGCGCCCGAGCGGGATTCCGCGTTCGGTCGACGGCCTGCTCGTCGTCGACTTCAGCGCCCTGTGGGCCGGACCGCTGTGCGCGCACCTACTGGGTCTCGCCGGAGCGCGCGTGGTGAAAGTCGAGACGCCGCAACGTCCGGACGGCGCACGACGCGGAAACCCCGACTTCTACCGACTGCTCCACGCAGGGCACGAGTCGGTCGTCCTCGACCCGACGATCCCGACCGAACGGACCGCGCTGGAACGACTCGTCGCCGACGCCGACATCGTGATCGAGGCGTCCCGGCCCCGGGCCCTGCGCGGATTCGGGCTGCGCGCCGAGGATTTCGTCGCGTCGGGAACCACCTGGATCTCCATCACCGCCGCCGGGCGCGACTCCGACCGGATCGGCTTCGGCGACGACATCGCCGCGTCGGCGGGATTGGTCACCTCCGACGACGCCGGCCTGATGTTCGTGGGCGACGCCATCGCCGACCCGCTGTCCGGCCTCACCGCCGCCGCACTCGCGATGTCCGAACCCGATCCGGGCCCAGTCCCCGACCCCCGCCACGGCGTCCTGTGGGACATCTCGATGCGCGCCACGATCGCCTCGACCCTCGGCGGGCCACCCCCGCCGCTCCCACGTCGCGACGGTGATCGGTGGGTGGTGGACACCGGTTCCGGCACCGTGCCGCTCGATCCGCCCCGTATACGGCCGGACGAATCCGATTCGGGGACAACCCGGTGAGCGGAACACTGTTCCGCGGTGTGTCCCTACCCGAGGGAATCCGCGATGTGGTCGTCGACGACGGCGTGATCACGGCGGTCGGCGCGGATCTCGAAAGCCGCGAGGTAACGGGATTCGAGATCATCGACGGCCACGGCGGGGCACTCATCCCGGGGCTCCACGACCACCACATCCACCTCCACGCGCTGGCGGCGGCCTCGGCTTCGGTGCAGTGCGGCCCGCCCGTGGTGACGACCCCCGACGATCTCGCCGCCGCCCTGGACCGCGCCCCCGACCTCGACAGCTCCGGCTGGATCCGCGGCGTCGGGTACGTGGAGACCGTTGCCGGACTTCTGGATTCCGCCGACCTCGACACGCTGCATGCCCGCCGACCGGTCCGCATTCAGCACCGCAGCGGTGCGGTGTGGTTCCTCAACACGGCGGCCGCCGAAGCCGTCGGGTTGCCGACCGCCGACCACCCCGGCGTCGAGCGCGACGACTCCGGCGCACCGACCGGACGGGTCTGGCGTGCCGACGACTGGCTTCGCGAGCGGATCGGGTCTTCCCGGCCACCGGATCTGACAAGCGTCGGCGTCGAACTGACCCGGCTCGGCATCACCGGCATCACCGACGCGACGCCCGACCTGTCCGAGGAGTCGCTCGACGCGCTCGTCTCGTCGCATGCGAACGGCGCAGTGCCACAACGCCTCCACCTGCTGGGGGTCCCGCTCGACGCGACGCCCGACCTCCCGCCGACGGTGACCGCCGGCCCGTACAAGATCGTCCTCGCCGACTCCGACCTGCCCGACTTCCCCGCCCTGTGCGAGCGGATCCACAGCGCGCATTCGCGGGGACGCGGCGTCGCTGCGCACTGCGTCACGCGAGAGGCCCTGTTGTTGCTCCTCGCCGCCTTCGACGAGGCCGGCCCGCATCCGGACGACCGGATCGAGCACGGCGCGATCATCGCCGCCGATACCGTCAAGGAGCTGGGCCGCAGGCGTATTGCCGTCGTCACGCAGCCCGGTTTCATCGCCGCACGTGGCGACGACTACCTGGATCGTCTCGACGCCTCGGAGGTCGCCGACCTGTACCGGTGCGCGAGTCTCGTCGAAGCTGATGTGCCGGTCGCGCTGTCCAGCGACGCACCATACGGACCCGTCGATCCCTGGACGGCGATCGCCGCTGCCGCAACCCGTCTCGCACCCGATGGCCGCATCGTGGGCATCGACGAGAGGGTCAGCCGCAGAACGGCTCTGGAGCATTACCTCGCACCATTGAGCACTCCCGGAGCAGCCGCACGAACCGTCCGCCCCGGCGAACCCGCCGACCTCGTGCTCCTCGACGGCACTCTCGACTCAGCACTGCAGAATGGGTCGGAAGCCGTGCGCCACACGATGATCCGAGGACACATCGCGTACCGACGCGAGTAGCGGTCAGGCCGTCAGCCGACGCCCGGCACGGGGACCTGCGCTCCGGTGACCGCGGCGGAGGCGTCGGAGACCAGAAAGGCGACGGTTTCGGCGATCATCTCCGGTGACACCCAGCCCTTTCGGGCGGAATCCGGTTGGCTCTCACGGTTACCCGGGGTGTCGATCACCGACGGCAGGATCGCATTGGCCCGGATGGCGTCGTCCTTGTACTCGGTGGCCAGAGCGCTGATGAACGCCCACAC harbors:
- a CDS encoding acyl-CoA dehydrogenase family protein, coding for MFIDLTPEQRALREELRAYFADLVTPEEAEIMLTERHGPTYRKVIKRMGDDGRLGVGWPKEFGGKGFGEIEQQIFTNEAVRADVPLPSVTLQTVGPTLQVHGTEEQKRKFLPAILAGDVHFAIGYTEPEAGTDLASLSTTAVLDGDHYVVNGQKIFTTGGHDADYIWLAVRTDKDAPKHKGISILIVDTKDPGFSWTPIITADGAHHVNATYYQDVKVPVSMRVGEEGGGWKLITTQLNHERVMLGPAGRIDGLAARLCAWAQRPGPDGTVIAKHPDVRRALATIDAYGRINELLNWQVASTGEAISMADAAATKVFSTERIQAVCRMANEIIGRYGDFTDPETAALVDWLDVQQKRHVVITFGGGVNEVMRDMIATAGLGLPRAKR
- a CDS encoding acyl-CoA dehydrogenase family protein, whose product is MDFALDGTAVAVRDVAEDVFARRQPDWESTFGRRDSGDSGAGDQVGGFDAETWQALVDAGLLALPLPADHDGDEIDEAGLLPLFRRMGRAAAVTPALGTLTAALVFAEVSGSDADVWSRWGEALTGGRWAAIAIGEHGDNLTPTPQTGVRGGRLNGTKVGVLHAEGASVLLVTSDAGVVAVSPTADGVTLTRTPASSGWGEYTVTFDDVPVDDADVISRELSVLRDRYRLALCAYADGLVAGATRLTADHVSTREQFGKPIALFQAVGQQLADIYVVGRSMDLSTTAAAWRLSEGLDAATDLGVAAYWLAEEIPPTLRTMTHLHGGIGVDITYPLHRYFSIAKDLARLVGGAAVRLDELADITEGAAPADRAQG
- a CDS encoding acyl-CoA dehydrogenase, which translates into the protein MTIATSSEQIAVCHSIESWARAAKVTELVRSDIDKPRDQWTQLFGRLAEFGVFAAAVPEASGGLGAGFVDVAAMVEQCGIELVPGPVAPTVTTAITLSTSTDARAQELLDHVLEGAVPVVTPVVSHAGGPAVPLSDTLDLGLVGGYVEGAAVLAALDVAGRDGRWWVIPPNVGSADIAPEAPLDGTTSVSRVQLSGVTVDDLVELPDAPLVEGLLSATLAAYQSGVTRWALDTAVDYAKVRTQFGVPIGSFQAIKHICAEMLCRSEEVTAVAWDVASAVDDVLGASSDELDSAREQLEISRLAADVVVAEAPVATAKDCIQILGGIGFTFEHDAHLYLRSALAAQAALDHAHTAATTLADRGLAGTRRRFALDLSEVEDRRDEVRATVARIADADPDDKRGVLAETGYLTPHWPAPYGLGADAALQLLIDTELDAAGIVRPDLVIGAWAIPTILSHGTDAQRERFVAPTLAGEIVWCQLFSEPEAGSDLAALRTRAERIDGGWKLSGQKIWTSQAHNAQWAICLARTDAEAPKNKGITYFLVDMSSPGIDIRPLRELTGRANFNEVFLDDVVVPDDCVVGEVNNGWRLARTTLANERVAMGGSGLGKEMESLLRQVQSMTRELSEGERAALGRQFADAHVGRVLDARAATQQLAGLDPGALSSVRKLIGVEHRQSVPDLALRLVGVQGLAATEASDAVLQNRCLSIAGGTTQILKTAAAERILGLPRG
- the kstR gene encoding cholesterol catabolism transcriptional regulator KstR, whose protein sequence is MARSAPGNAAVDTPAGTSTPAAAPEAGSTAQRERRRRILDATLALASKGGYDAVQMRTVADKADVAVGTLYRYFPSKVHLLVTALAREFERVESKVDRSQLRGDTAIDRLRHVLDMITFAMQRDPLLTEAMTRAFMFADASATAEVDQVAGIIDRLLAGAIVEEGEPTEEDLAIARVLSDVWMSNLVQWLTRRASATDVTNRLELTVKLLLKDRAN
- a CDS encoding MaoC/PaaZ C-terminal domain-containing protein yields the protein MSEADRLWADDLEAGQVYRFGTHHVTEEELLDFARTWDPQDFHTDKAAAEAGAYGGLIASGLHTMSIYQKLAVTGVLYRWKVIAGKRLADVVFLRPVRPGDTLTGSLTIDAVDFDDRNRALVTSTSEVVNDAGKPVMRTVVEAYVHARPKGED
- a CDS encoding alpha/beta hydrolase, with translation MRFSWKRRLSVVACAVAVAATGWAPAALAAPAPDPNRARIDTVIHDSAQQTTLIVYSAAMRRLVPVNVLRPKNLTKPRPTLYLLNGAGGGEDSATWAAKTQYVNFFRDKQVNVVTPIGGAFSYYTDWQRDDPVLGRNKWTTFLTKELPPLVDEEFNTTRKNAIAGISMAGTSVLNLAIAAPKLYKSVAAYSGCARTSDALGQAYIRMVVADRGMGNVDNMWGPVNSSGWRKNDPYVNAAKLRGTKVYMTSGTGLPGWYDRLEAPLVAGDPFTLANQVVVGGVIEAAVNECTKQMAQRMRALKVPHKVLLRPDGTHSWSYWERDLKTTWPMIAKDLK